In Pleurocapsa sp. PCC 7319, the following are encoded in one genomic region:
- a CDS encoding LysE family translocator translates to MPSSMTLSSITGLFGAMIALAILPSPSVFAVVARSIASGFSYGLVTVIGILVGDFFFIILAIYGLSAIAETMDSLFILVKYLGGSYLICLGIKFWNTKLKSVEIEGIQESSLMSSFLSGLLITLSDSKAIFFYMSFFPAFLDLQNVAILDTMIIMMVATIAVGGGKLGYAYMADKSRLVFQSSRAKRVMNITAGTVMIITGIFLMAKT, encoded by the coding sequence ATGCCAAGTAGTATGACATTGAGCAGTATTACAGGATTGTTTGGAGCCATGATTGCTTTAGCAATCTTACCGAGTCCTAGTGTGTTCGCTGTAGTAGCAAGATCGATTGCATCTGGATTCTCTTATGGTCTGGTGACAGTAATCGGAATATTAGTTGGCGATTTTTTCTTCATAATTTTGGCTATTTATGGTTTATCGGCGATCGCTGAAACTATGGACAGTTTATTTATTCTCGTAAAATATCTTGGTGGTAGTTACCTGATTTGCTTAGGCATCAAGTTCTGGAATACAAAATTAAAGTCTGTAGAGATTGAAGGTATTCAGGAATCCTCTTTGATGTCCAGTTTCTTGAGTGGATTATTGATTACGCTAAGTGATTCCAAAGCAATCTTCTTTTATATGAGTTTTTTTCCTGCTTTTCTAGATTTGCAGAATGTAGCTATTCTAGACACAATGATAATTATGATGGTCGCGACTATAGCTGTAGGTGGGGGAAAGCTTGGTTATGCATACATGGCAGATAAGTCTAGATTGGTTTTTCAAAGTTCAAGAGCTAAGAGAGTAATGAACATTACTGCTGGTACTGTCATGATTATCACTGGCATTTTTTTAATGGCGAAGACTTAA
- a CDS encoding SGNH/GDSL hydrolase family protein, whose protein sequence is MNLKKSLLIFFLSLSILIACSHYPLNSNSLQEIAADNSNFQYIGRVNWQNPQAPIFSFPATAARFNFEGTTLKLKLADDNWGGTNYIGVYLDDNPVPIIINLDNDVQPQMYSVAEGLEDRIHQALVIKRNDYVTGEFSFHGIAIDANKNLRPPEIKTNRKIEVYGDSISSGSVVEYEQTSTQDPEGDTNNLSNGYLSFGAMLARDYQAQLSLIAQAGISLVDGYGFWNNGTGMEMVYDKIKPLKDAPRWDFGQYIPNLVIIALGQNDSATIDLNSDLNSIQWQEHYQSFLLDLRSKYPNAYFVCMFPNMFHDRVWDNYLTAAVARYKNEHNDDQVYSLITEQVTPGHPRVSEQKLMADALKNLIETTLVPAGFNW, encoded by the coding sequence ATGAATTTGAAAAAGAGCTTATTGATTTTTTTCTTGAGTTTATCGATACTTATTGCTTGTTCTCATTATCCGCTTAATTCTAATAGTCTCCAAGAAATAGCAGCAGACAACAGTAATTTTCAATATATAGGTAGAGTTAACTGGCAAAATCCTCAAGCTCCAATCTTTTCTTTTCCTGCTACAGCAGCTAGATTTAATTTTGAGGGAACAACTTTAAAACTGAAACTCGCCGATGATAATTGGGGAGGAACTAATTACATTGGGGTCTATCTTGATGATAATCCCGTGCCAATTATTATTAATTTAGATAATGATGTTCAACCTCAAATGTATTCAGTAGCTGAAGGTTTAGAAGACCGTATTCACCAAGCTCTAGTTATAAAAAGAAATGATTATGTTACTGGAGAATTTTCTTTTCATGGCATTGCTATTGATGCTAATAAAAACCTTAGACCTCCAGAGATTAAAACCAATCGAAAAATTGAAGTTTATGGCGATTCTATTTCATCAGGCTCAGTAGTAGAGTACGAGCAAACAAGCACCCAAGATCCAGAAGGAGATACTAATAATTTATCTAATGGTTATCTTTCTTTTGGAGCAATGTTAGCTAGAGATTATCAAGCTCAATTAAGTTTAATCGCCCAAGCAGGAATTTCTCTAGTAGATGGTTATGGTTTTTGGAATAATGGCACTGGGATGGAAATGGTATATGACAAAATCAAACCGCTAAAGGACGCACCTCGCTGGGATTTTGGTCAATATATTCCTAATTTAGTTATTATTGCTCTTGGTCAGAACGATTCTGCCACTATTGATTTGAACTCCGACCTAAACAGTATCCAATGGCAAGAACACTATCAAAGTTTTCTGCTCGATCTTCGTAGTAAATATCCTAATGCTTATTTTGTTTGTATGTTTCCCAATATGTTTCATGATCGCGTTTGGGATAATTATTTAACAGCAGCAGTAGCTCGATACAAAAATGAGCATAATGACGATCAAGTTTATTCACTAATTACTGAACAAGTTACTCCAGGTCATCCTAGAGTAAGCGAACAAAAATTAATGGCGGATGCTCTGAAAAATTTAATTGAGACTACTTTAGTCCCCGCTGGTTTTAATTGGTAG
- a CDS encoding Uma2 family endonuclease has protein sequence MTLTTHKWSIEEWHDLVDSGVLAGQKVELLEGEIVEMSPEGIPHRNTNHKVVKYLRKLLDGLAEVYESHPITLDNSEPEPDIAIVRLPESIYDTHHPYPEDIYWLIEVSNETLTKDLEQKTTTYARNGISEYWVIDLKNNQLLVHTQPEANNYSQIVEYKAGTISPLAFPQITIGLERLLLY, from the coding sequence ATGACTTTAACCACCCATAAATGGTCGATAGAAGAATGGCATGATTTGGTTGATTCAGGAGTATTAGCGGGTCAAAAAGTTGAATTACTAGAGGGAGAAATAGTTGAGATGAGTCCAGAGGGAATTCCTCATCGCAATACTAATCATAAGGTTGTCAAATACTTGAGAAAATTGCTAGACGGATTGGCTGAAGTCTATGAATCTCACCCGATTACTTTAGATAATTCTGAACCCGAACCTGATATCGCTATTGTTCGTCTACCAGAAAGTATTTATGATACTCATCATCCTTATCCAGAGGATATTTACTGGTTGATTGAGGTATCTAACGAAACATTAACCAAAGACTTAGAACAAAAGACTACTACTTATGCTCGTAATGGTATTTCTGAGTACTGGGTAATTGATTTAAAAAATAACCAACTTCTTGTTCACACTCAACCTGAAGCAAATAATTACTCTCAAATTGTCGAGTATAAAGCGGGAACAATTTCACCGCTTGCTTTTCCTCAGATTACCATTGGCTTAGAGCGACTTTTACTATATTGA
- a CDS encoding transketolase C-terminal domain-containing protein codes for MTATSTRFPIDLDAYKPLALDPSNSTLTDEQKETLKANIQLCRETIVFFTATGAARGVGGHTGGPFDTVPEVMILDAFFRGAPDKFVPIFFDEAGHRVATQYLMAALNGDLPKENLLNYRAANSKLPGHPELGLTPGVKFSSGRLGHMWPYINGIAMANPDKTVVCLGSDGSQQEGNDAEAARFAVAQNLNVKLFIDDNDVTIAGHPSDYLPGYSVEKTLTGHGLSVNEGDGEDIDSLYSRMCAAVTSDGPIALINKRPMCPGIEGIEGSTHGHDVIPVDKAIVYLEKHGQGAAADFLKNIKKPSNDYKFLGVSDKVGSNRNVFGEAVVSVLGKMSDAERKEKVIFIDSDLEGSCGFKQIHDAYPDVFIPSGIMERGNLSAAAGFGMEEGKQGVFATFSAFLEMCISEITMARLNNSNLLCHFSHAGIDDMADNTCHFGINNMFADNGLDDGYETRLYFPADANQMRACVNKVFHDPGMRFIFSTRSKVPMILDESGNELFSGDYTFAPGKDEVIREGDAGYIVSFGDALYRALDAVERLKQQGINVGLINKSTLNVIDEDMMAKIGKAPFVMVVESFNRRTGLGSRFGSWLLERGLTPKYGYLGVHEEGCGGLWEQFPFQGIDPEGIMSHVKGLIG; via the coding sequence ATGACTGCAACAAGCACTCGTTTCCCCATCGATTTAGACGCTTATAAGCCTTTGGCTTTAGACCCTAGCAATTCCACTTTGACAGATGAACAAAAAGAGACCTTAAAAGCTAATATTCAGCTTTGCCGTGAGACGATCGTCTTCTTTACTGCGACTGGTGCAGCTAGAGGGGTTGGAGGACATACAGGAGGACCTTTCGATACCGTCCCCGAAGTTATGATCCTAGATGCCTTTTTCCGAGGTGCGCCTGATAAATTTGTGCCGATCTTCTTTGATGAAGCAGGACACCGTGTAGCTACTCAGTATTTAATGGCAGCACTTAATGGTGACTTACCTAAAGAAAATTTACTCAACTATCGTGCTGCTAACTCTAAATTACCTGGTCATCCTGAATTGGGTTTAACTCCTGGGGTTAAATTTAGTTCTGGTCGTTTGGGACATATGTGGCCTTATATCAATGGTATAGCAATGGCTAACCCTGATAAAACGGTTGTTTGTTTGGGTTCTGACGGTTCGCAACAAGAAGGTAATGACGCTGAGGCAGCTCGTTTTGCAGTTGCTCAAAATCTGAATGTAAAGCTATTTATTGATGATAACGATGTAACTATTGCCGGACATCCTTCTGATTATTTACCTGGCTATAGCGTAGAAAAAACTTTGACTGGTCATGGTTTAAGTGTTAACGAGGGAGATGGCGAAGATATTGATTCTCTCTATAGTCGTATGTGCGCTGCGGTAACTAGTGATGGTCCCATTGCTTTGATCAATAAGCGTCCCATGTGTCCTGGTATTGAAGGTATTGAAGGTTCTACTCACGGTCACGATGTAATTCCCGTTGATAAAGCGATCGTCTATCTCGAAAAACATGGTCAGGGTGCAGCAGCCGACTTTTTGAAAAACATCAAAAAGCCCAGTAATGATTACAAGTTCTTGGGAGTTAGCGACAAAGTTGGTTCTAACCGTAATGTCTTCGGTGAAGCTGTGGTATCCGTCCTCGGAAAGATGAGCGATGCTGAACGGAAAGAAAAAGTAATCTTTATTGATAGTGATTTAGAAGGCTCCTGTGGTTTCAAACAAATCCACGATGCCTATCCTGATGTATTTATCCCTTCTGGCATCATGGAACGGGGTAATCTTTCTGCTGCGGCTGGTTTTGGCATGGAAGAGGGTAAGCAAGGAGTATTTGCTACTTTTAGTGCTTTCCTAGAGATGTGTATTTCCGAAATCACTATGGCACGGCTCAATAACTCTAACCTCCTCTGCCATTTCTCTCATGCTGGTATTGATGACATGGCAGACAACACCTGTCACTTCGGTATCAATAATATGTTTGCGGACAATGGGCTAGACGACGGATATGAAACTCGTCTCTACTTCCCTGCTGATGCCAATCAAATGCGTGCCTGTGTCAACAAAGTTTTCCACGATCCTGGAATGCGCTTTATCTTCTCCACTCGCTCCAAAGTGCCCATGATCCTAGACGAGTCGGGTAACGAATTATTTAGCGGTGACTATACTTTTGCCCCTGGTAAAGACGAAGTTATTCGTGAAGGAGATGCTGGTTATATCGTCAGTTTTGGTGATGCTCTTTATCGTGCTTTAGATGCGGTAGAACGTCTGAAACAACAGGGAATAAACGTTGGTCTAATCAACAAATCTACCCTAAATGTTATCGATGAAGACATGATGGCGAAAATCGGTAAAGCACCTTTTGTCATGGTAGTCGAATCATTTAACCGCCGTACTGGTTTAGGTAGTCGTTTTGGTTCTTGGTTACTAGAGAGAGGTTTAACTCCCAAGTATGGCTATCTTGGTGTGCATGAAGAAGGTTGTGGTGGACTTTGGGAACAATTCCCCTTCCAAGGAATCGATCCAGAAGGAATCATGAGTCACGTTAAAGGATTGATTGGTTAG
- the recN gene encoding DNA repair protein RecN has product MLVNLKINNFALVDSLELDLDKGLSVLTGETGAGKSIILDAIDIVLGGKANNRMIRTGSDRSLIEASFQISSSLNKWLTEQEIDPLEEDLLICSRELVNGKSNLRSRSRINGVLVNRQLMAELRSYLVEITAQGQTVNLLIAEKQRDLLDAYGGKSISNQLVKVSRSYEAAQEIKRELEQRVQSEQELLQRQDLLEFQLKDLNEAELSDANELEDLEQERDRLSHVVELQQLGHQAYQLLYEGDRDEPAAADLLGKSESCLMEMAEYDSELAPILEMVQSGLAQIVEAGQQISSYSEGLEADPERLSEIESRIRQLKNICRKYGPDLSDAIALLEQLEQELAQITDGGQSIEVLQQEYQLAIDHLTEESQKLTKLRQKAANKLEKQLVKELKPLAMDKVVFECRLLEISPTAMGADKVVFYFSPNAGEKIQPLSVIASGGEMSRFLLALKSCFTDTEQYSSTLIFDEIDAGVSGKVAQAIAEKLHQLGKQHQVLCVTHQPLIAAMAQGHFKVEKTIIEETSQSHKSKQKNGNSGISDIRTVVRVKPLKEQQNRAAELAQITGGHSAEDAIAFAKSLLTKAAKHRDSQ; this is encoded by the coding sequence ATGCTCGTTAATCTAAAAATTAATAATTTTGCTTTGGTTGATTCCTTAGAACTTGATTTAGATAAAGGATTAAGTGTACTAACTGGAGAAACTGGTGCCGGTAAATCAATTATTCTCGATGCCATTGATATTGTATTGGGTGGTAAGGCAAATAACCGTATGATTCGGACTGGTAGCGATCGCTCACTCATCGAAGCCTCATTTCAGATTAGCTCCAGTCTTAATAAGTGGTTGACAGAGCAAGAAATTGACCCCTTAGAAGAAGACTTACTGATTTGTAGCCGTGAACTAGTAAATGGGAAAAGTAATCTCAGATCTCGTAGTCGGATTAATGGGGTCTTAGTTAATCGTCAGTTGATGGCAGAATTGCGCTCCTATTTAGTAGAAATAACGGCTCAAGGACAAACGGTAAATTTATTAATTGCTGAAAAGCAAAGGGATTTGTTAGATGCCTATGGTGGTAAATCGATTAGTAATCAGCTAGTTAAAGTTTCTCGTAGTTATGAAGCGGCACAAGAAATAAAAAGAGAACTAGAGCAGCGAGTTCAATCAGAACAAGAACTATTACAAAGACAAGATTTATTAGAGTTTCAGCTCAAAGATTTAAACGAAGCAGAATTATCCGATGCCAATGAATTAGAGGACTTGGAACAGGAACGCGATCGCCTATCTCATGTGGTGGAATTACAACAATTAGGTCATCAAGCCTATCAATTGCTCTACGAGGGCGATCGTGATGAACCAGCAGCGGCGGATCTTTTGGGTAAGTCGGAATCATGCCTGATGGAAATGGCAGAATACGATTCCGAATTAGCTCCTATTTTGGAAATGGTACAGTCTGGTTTAGCACAGATCGTGGAAGCAGGACAACAAATTAGTAGTTATAGCGAAGGTCTAGAAGCAGATCCCGAACGCTTGAGTGAGATTGAATCGAGAATCAGACAATTAAAAAATATTTGTCGTAAATATGGCCCTGATTTATCAGATGCGATCGCCCTTCTAGAACAGTTAGAACAAGAATTAGCCCAAATTACCGACGGTGGACAATCAATTGAGGTTTTGCAACAAGAATACCAATTAGCAATCGACCATTTAACTGAGGAAAGTCAAAAGCTAACTAAACTTCGCCAAAAAGCAGCTAATAAACTAGAAAAACAGCTAGTCAAAGAACTAAAACCTCTGGCGATGGACAAAGTGGTATTTGAATGTCGTCTACTAGAAATTTCTCCCACGGCGATGGGTGCAGACAAAGTAGTATTTTATTTTAGTCCCAATGCTGGAGAAAAAATCCAACCCCTATCGGTAATTGCTTCTGGTGGGGAGATGAGCCGCTTTTTACTGGCTCTCAAATCCTGTTTTACTGATACAGAACAATACTCAAGTACTCTAATCTTTGATGAAATTGATGCCGGGGTATCGGGTAAAGTAGCTCAGGCGATCGCCGAAAAACTCCATCAACTCGGCAAACAACATCAGGTATTGTGCGTTACCCATCAACCCCTAATTGCTGCCATGGCTCAGGGACATTTCAAAGTAGAGAAAACAATTATCGAAGAGACTTCTCAATCCCATAAATCTAAACAGAAAAATGGTAACTCTGGTATCTCCGATATTCGCACAGTAGTTCGAGTTAAACCCTTGAAGGAACAGCAAAATCGGGCAGCCGAGTTAGCCCAAATTACGGGAGGACACTCCGCCGAAGATGCGATCGCCTTTGCGAAATCTTTGTTAACTAAAGCAGCTAAGCACCGAGACTCTCAATAA